In one Oreochromis aureus strain Israel breed Guangdong linkage group 2, ZZ_aureus, whole genome shotgun sequence genomic region, the following are encoded:
- the clk4a gene encoding dual specificity protein kinase CLK4 isoform X1 has translation MRHSKRMRSPGIWLDEYSWEERMECRKRKRRDSHSSERENKSRRTHRHHKTYEGHYLETRNLNQRLDSRERDHSWDMACDEDSHESNCKERDRDWHHYSKSSARSGRSRRSSRSRRHRDRRRQRSHSRHMSSSRRSHHRRKRSRSFEDDDEGHLIYHSGDMLRARYEIVCTLGEGAFGRVAECIDHSNDGARVALKIIKNIDRYREAALSEVEVLKQLNSLDNDRRYACVHMLDWFDFNGHICIAFELLGLSTYDFLKENNFQPFPIDHIRHMAYQIIRAVRFLHKNKLTHTDLKPENILFIESEYDMEYNREMKRDERTLRNPDVKIVDFGNATYDHEHHTSVVSTRHYRAPEVILDLGWDHSCDVWSVGCILIEYYLGNTLFQTHDSKEHLAMMERVLGPIPTNLLEKTKKRRYVHRNKLDWDVHSSAGRYVKKHCKPLKHYMMSKREDHQQLFDLIEKMMEYDPAKRLSLEQALRHPFFAFYHKSRGSSSRSSRSSSNNSNSSKKDSS, from the exons ATGCGCCACTCAAAGCGAATGCGCTCCCCTGGCATCTGGCTCGATGAGTACAGCTGGGAAGAGAGGATGGAGTGTCGTAAGCGAAAGAGGCGAGATTCACACAGcagtgaaagagaaaacaaatctCGAAGAACTCACCGACACCACAAGACCTACGAGGG GCACTACCTAGAGACCCGTAATCTGAACCAGAGACTGGACTCTCGAGAAAGGGACCATAGCTGGGACATGGCCTGTGACGAGGACAGCCATGAAAGCAACTGCAAGGAGAGAGACCGCGATTGGCACCACTACAGCAAGTCCTCTGCACGTAGCGGTCGCAGCAGGCGAAGCAGCCGTAGCCGTAGGCACCGTGATAGAAGGCGCCAGCGGAGCCACTCTCGCCACATGTCCTCTTCG AGGAGGAGCCATCACCGCAGGAAAAGATCCAGGAGTTTTGAGGATGATGACGAGGGTCACCTCATCTATCACAGTGGAGACATGCTAAGAGCGAGAT ATGAGATTGTGTGTACTCTAGGAGAGGGAGCCTTTGGGAGAGTCGCAGAGTGCATTGATCATTCAAA TGATGGGGCTCGAGTGGCTCTGAAGATCATTAAAAATATAGACCGCTACCGAGAGGCAGCTCTGTCTGAGGTAGAGGTCCTTAAACAGCTGAATTCTCTCGACAATGATAGGCGATA CGCTTGTGTTCATATGCTGGACTGGTTTGACTTTAATGGTCACATTTGTATTGCTTTTGAGCTGCTTGGGCTCAGCACATACGATTTCCTCAAGGAAAACAACTTCCAGCCTTTCCCCATTGACCACATAAGACACATGGCCTACCAGATTATTCGAGCTGTACGAT TTCTGCATAAGAACAAGCTGACGCACACAGACTTGAAGCCTGAGAATATTCTCTTCATAGAGTCAGAGTATGATATGGAGTACAATCGTGAAATG AAAAGAGATGAACGAACGTTGAGGAATCCAGATGTGAAAATTGTTGACTTTGGTAACGCCACATATGACCACGAGCATCATACCTCTGTGGTGTCAACACGTCACTACCGTGCTCCTGAAGTCATTTTAG ATCTAGGGTGGGATCATTCCTGCGATGTCTGGAGTGTAGGCTGCATACTCATTGAGTACTATCTGGGAAATACTCTTTTTCAG ACACATGACAGCAAAGAGCATCTTGCTATGATGGAGCGAGTCCTGGGCCCCATCCCTACAAACCTCCTGGAGAAAACAAA AAAACGGCGATATGTTCACCGGAACAAGCTGGATTGGGATGTACATAGCTCTGCTGGGAGATATGTCAAGAAACACTGCAAACCCCTCAAG CATTACATGATGTCAAAGCGCGAAGACCACCAGCAGCTTTTTGACCTGATAGAGAAGATGATGGAGTATGACCCAGCTAAGCGCCTCAGTCTCGAGCAAGCCCTCCGACACCCCTTCTTCGCATTCTACCACAAGAGCaggggcagcagcagcagaagcagccgCAGTAGCAGTAATAAtagcaacagcagcaaaaaagACAGCTCCTGA
- the LOC116329119 gene encoding ras-GEF domain-containing family member 1C isoform X2 — MPQTACSGTMFTTPSGFSPHLACAEPGEEEAPQEGPGPGPGACLADGPPITSASLDTLIQNLVPTADYYPEKAYVFTFLLSARLFIPPPELLARVCELCIKQQQLDQSPLDTAKVRKFGPKILQLLTEWTETFPSDFRDEKMVGHLKDIIHRIAPCDEAYWKTLNQVLQKLSQRLSLMSQGEESIVKVSLNASSDKLVAFKTKPPPIQKDILSICNDPYTLAQQLTHVELEHLSRIGPEEFVQAFVQKDPLDGTQPCFSDQKKKTSNLEAYVRWFNRLCYLVATEICMPAKKKQRAQVIEFFIDVARECFNIGNFNSLMAIISGMNMSPVSRLKKTWSKAKTAKFFILEHQMDPTGNFYNYRTALRGAAHRSQTANSNRERIVIPFFSLLIKDIYFLNEGCANRLPNGHVNFEKFVELARQVGEFMTWKQVECPFEEDRAILHYLHTAPIFSEDGLYLASYESESPENQVEKDRWKALRSNVLAKT; from the exons ATGCCCCAGACTGCGTGCTCAGGCACCATGTTTACCACTCCCAGTGGCTTCAGCCCTCATCTGGCCTGTGCTGAGCCTGGGGAGGAGGAGGCCCCACAGGAAGGCCCGGGGCCGGGGCCTGGGGCTTGCCTCGCCGATGGGCCGCCCATCACTTCTGCCTCCCTGGACACCCTGATCCAGAACCTGGTGCCCACTGCCGATTACTACCCCGAG AAAGCCTATGTGTTTACCTTCTTGCTGAGCGCTCGTCTCTTCATTCCTCCTCCGGAGCTGCTGGCCAGGGTGTGTGAGCTGTGcatcaaacagcagcagctggatCAGAGCCCACTCGATACG GCAAAAGTACGCAAGTTTGGCCCCAAGATCCTGCAGCTGCTGACAGAATGGACAGAGACATTCCCGTCCGATTTCAGGGATGAAAAGATGGTCGGACACCTCAAAGACATCATCCACAGGATAGCTCCATGTGATGAG GCATACTGGAAAACCCTGAACCAGGTGCTGCAGAAACTTAGCCAGAGGCTGTCCCTGATGAGCCAGGGGGAAGAGAGCATTGTCAAGGTCTCCCTCAACGCCTCCTCTGACAAGCTGGTGGCCTTCAAGACCAAGCCTCCGCCCATCCAGAAGGACATACTCTCCATCTGCAACGACCCCTACACGCTGGCACAACAGCTCACCCACGTGGAGCTG GAACATTTGAGTCGTATCGGACCGGAGGAGTTTGTCCAAGCTTTTGTTCAGAAAGACCCTCTAGATGGAACACAG CCGTGCTTCAGTGaccagaagaaaaaaacctcCAACCTGGAAGCCTACGTGAGGTGGTTCAACAGACTGTGCTACCTGGTAGCAACAGAGATCTGCATG CCAGCGAAGAAGAAACAGAGGGCCCAGGTGATAGAGTTCTTCATCGATGTGGCCAGGGAGTGTTTCAACATTGGAAACTTCAACTCACTCATGGCAATTATTT CTGGTATGAACATGAGTCCTGTGTCACGGCTGAAGAAGACTTGGAGCAAAGCTAAGACTGCCAAGTTCTTCATTCTTGAG CATCAGATGGATCCGACTGGAAACTTTTACAACTACAGGACTGCCCTGAGGGGGGCCGCCCACCGCTCTCAGACTGCCAACAGTAACAGAGAAAGG ATTGTGATTCCTTTCTTCAGTCTGCTGATAAAGGACATTTATTTCCTGAATGAAGGATGTGCCAATCGGCTGCCCAACGGCCACGTCAACTTTGAG aaattTGTCGAGTTGGCGCGGCAAGTTGGCGAGTTCATGACATGGAAACAAGTAGAGTGTCCATTTGAGGAGGATAGGGCCATCCTACACTACCTCCACACTGCTCCCATCTTCAGCGAGGACG GGCTCTATCTTGCTTCCTATGAGAGTGAGAGTCCAGAGAATCAGGTAGAGAAGGACAGATGGAAAGCACTCAG GTCCAACGTCCTGGCAAAGACATGA
- the LOC116329119 gene encoding ras-GEF domain-containing family member 1C isoform X1: MPQTACSGTMFTTPSGFSPHLACAEPGEEEAPQEGPGPGPGACLADGPPITSASLDTLIQNLVPTADYYPEKAYVFTFLLSARLFIPPPELLARVCELCIKQQQLDQSPLDTAKVRKFGPKILQLLTEWTETFPSDFRDEKMVGHLKDIIHRIAPCDEAYWKTLNQVLQKLSQRLSLMSQGEESIVKVSLNASSDKLVAFKTKPPPIQKDILSICNDPYTLAQQLTHVELEHLSRIGPEEFVQAFVQKDPLDGTQQPCFSDQKKKTSNLEAYVRWFNRLCYLVATEICMPAKKKQRAQVIEFFIDVARECFNIGNFNSLMAIISGMNMSPVSRLKKTWSKAKTAKFFILEHQMDPTGNFYNYRTALRGAAHRSQTANSNRERIVIPFFSLLIKDIYFLNEGCANRLPNGHVNFEKFVELARQVGEFMTWKQVECPFEEDRAILHYLHTAPIFSEDGLYLASYESESPENQVEKDRWKALRSNVLAKT; this comes from the exons ATGCCCCAGACTGCGTGCTCAGGCACCATGTTTACCACTCCCAGTGGCTTCAGCCCTCATCTGGCCTGTGCTGAGCCTGGGGAGGAGGAGGCCCCACAGGAAGGCCCGGGGCCGGGGCCTGGGGCTTGCCTCGCCGATGGGCCGCCCATCACTTCTGCCTCCCTGGACACCCTGATCCAGAACCTGGTGCCCACTGCCGATTACTACCCCGAG AAAGCCTATGTGTTTACCTTCTTGCTGAGCGCTCGTCTCTTCATTCCTCCTCCGGAGCTGCTGGCCAGGGTGTGTGAGCTGTGcatcaaacagcagcagctggatCAGAGCCCACTCGATACG GCAAAAGTACGCAAGTTTGGCCCCAAGATCCTGCAGCTGCTGACAGAATGGACAGAGACATTCCCGTCCGATTTCAGGGATGAAAAGATGGTCGGACACCTCAAAGACATCATCCACAGGATAGCTCCATGTGATGAG GCATACTGGAAAACCCTGAACCAGGTGCTGCAGAAACTTAGCCAGAGGCTGTCCCTGATGAGCCAGGGGGAAGAGAGCATTGTCAAGGTCTCCCTCAACGCCTCCTCTGACAAGCTGGTGGCCTTCAAGACCAAGCCTCCGCCCATCCAGAAGGACATACTCTCCATCTGCAACGACCCCTACACGCTGGCACAACAGCTCACCCACGTGGAGCTG GAACATTTGAGTCGTATCGGACCGGAGGAGTTTGTCCAAGCTTTTGTTCAGAAAGACCCTCTAGATGGAACACAG CAGCCGTGCTTCAGTGaccagaagaaaaaaacctcCAACCTGGAAGCCTACGTGAGGTGGTTCAACAGACTGTGCTACCTGGTAGCAACAGAGATCTGCATG CCAGCGAAGAAGAAACAGAGGGCCCAGGTGATAGAGTTCTTCATCGATGTGGCCAGGGAGTGTTTCAACATTGGAAACTTCAACTCACTCATGGCAATTATTT CTGGTATGAACATGAGTCCTGTGTCACGGCTGAAGAAGACTTGGAGCAAAGCTAAGACTGCCAAGTTCTTCATTCTTGAG CATCAGATGGATCCGACTGGAAACTTTTACAACTACAGGACTGCCCTGAGGGGGGCCGCCCACCGCTCTCAGACTGCCAACAGTAACAGAGAAAGG ATTGTGATTCCTTTCTTCAGTCTGCTGATAAAGGACATTTATTTCCTGAATGAAGGATGTGCCAATCGGCTGCCCAACGGCCACGTCAACTTTGAG aaattTGTCGAGTTGGCGCGGCAAGTTGGCGAGTTCATGACATGGAAACAAGTAGAGTGTCCATTTGAGGAGGATAGGGCCATCCTACACTACCTCCACACTGCTCCCATCTTCAGCGAGGACG GGCTCTATCTTGCTTCCTATGAGAGTGAGAGTCCAGAGAATCAGGTAGAGAAGGACAGATGGAAAGCACTCAG GTCCAACGTCCTGGCAAAGACATGA
- the tmem126a gene encoding transmembrane protein 126A, with the protein MSENPQKKITSGNGLTKAVIAEMLLQNFERLPDIDQKVFSYGPLYLGGNAGLAGLISNSLYRRALNVRQAPITSSLPMAVLPFLTTCALYSATVSNPLLSGDLNCPMCSIIRGALVGVIGGGVYPILLALPMNIGLASRYSTAPMPEKGNMIRYCVEISRPVLRRMRAVLVLQAFFGTYLGSRHYETYTKLARITFGPGGEELKD; encoded by the coding sequence ATGTCGGAAAATCCTCAGAAGAAGATCACCTCTGGAAATGGGCTGACAAAAGCGGTGATTGCTGAAATGCTGCTGCAGAATTTCGAGAGATTGCCTGACATTGATCAGAAAGTCTTCAGCTACGGACCCTTGTATCTGGGGGGAAACGCCGGACTTGCGGGACTGATATCCAACAGCTTGTATCGCAGAGCTCTGAACGTCAGACAGGCGCCCATCACCTCCAGCCTGCCCATGGCCGTGCTGCCCTTCCTGACAACATGCGCCCTGTACAGCGCAACCGTGTCCAACCCGCTCCTGTCCGGTGACCTCAACTGTCCCATGTGCTCAATAATACGAGGTGCACTTGTTGGTGTGATCGGTGGTGGGGTGTACCCCATCCTCCTGGCCTTACCTATGAATATTGGCCTTGCTTCCAGGTACAGCACAGCTCCAATGCCAGAGAAGGGCAATATGATCCGCTACTGTGTGGAGATCTCCAGACCGGTCTTGAGGAGGATGAGGGCAGTTTTAGTCCTCCAAGCTTTCTTCGGCACCTACCTGGGATCCAGGCACTATGAAACATATACCAAACTGGCCAGGATAACATTTGGCCCAGGTGGAGAAGAACTCAAAGACTAA
- the clk4a gene encoding dual specificity protein kinase CLK4 isoform X2, translated as MLDWFDFNGHICIAFELLGLSTYDFLKENNFQPFPIDHIRHMAYQIIRAVRFLHKNKLTHTDLKPENILFIESEYDMEYNREMKRDERTLRNPDVKIVDFGNATYDHEHHTSVVSTRHYRAPEVILDLGWDHSCDVWSVGCILIEYYLGNTLFQTHDSKEHLAMMERVLGPIPTNLLEKTKKRRYVHRNKLDWDVHSSAGRYVKKHCKPLKHYMMSKREDHQQLFDLIEKMMEYDPAKRLSLEQALRHPFFAFYHKSRGSSSRSSRSSSNNSNSSKKDSS; from the exons ATGCTGGACTGGTTTGACTTTAATGGTCACATTTGTATTGCTTTTGAGCTGCTTGGGCTCAGCACATACGATTTCCTCAAGGAAAACAACTTCCAGCCTTTCCCCATTGACCACATAAGACACATGGCCTACCAGATTATTCGAGCTGTACGAT TTCTGCATAAGAACAAGCTGACGCACACAGACTTGAAGCCTGAGAATATTCTCTTCATAGAGTCAGAGTATGATATGGAGTACAATCGTGAAATG AAAAGAGATGAACGAACGTTGAGGAATCCAGATGTGAAAATTGTTGACTTTGGTAACGCCACATATGACCACGAGCATCATACCTCTGTGGTGTCAACACGTCACTACCGTGCTCCTGAAGTCATTTTAG ATCTAGGGTGGGATCATTCCTGCGATGTCTGGAGTGTAGGCTGCATACTCATTGAGTACTATCTGGGAAATACTCTTTTTCAG ACACATGACAGCAAAGAGCATCTTGCTATGATGGAGCGAGTCCTGGGCCCCATCCCTACAAACCTCCTGGAGAAAACAAA AAAACGGCGATATGTTCACCGGAACAAGCTGGATTGGGATGTACATAGCTCTGCTGGGAGATATGTCAAGAAACACTGCAAACCCCTCAAG CATTACATGATGTCAAAGCGCGAAGACCACCAGCAGCTTTTTGACCTGATAGAGAAGATGATGGAGTATGACCCAGCTAAGCGCCTCAGTCTCGAGCAAGCCCTCCGACACCCCTTCTTCGCATTCTACCACAAGAGCaggggcagcagcagcagaagcagccgCAGTAGCAGTAATAAtagcaacagcagcaaaaaagACAGCTCCTGA